The segment GGAAGAGGTTCGGGAGGTCCTGGCATTGAGGAAGAGAGAAGCGCAACCCTTCTGGACGCAAGTTATTTCAGGTAGCCACCGTCTTTGGAGACTTTTTCTGCTGCGGCCTGAGCCTGTTTGAGGGCCTGATCGACGGTCATCTGGCCGCTCAGCACGCCTGCGAGGTACTGGCCCACCTGGGTGCCCAGTGCCTGGAATTCAGGGATGCCCACGAATTGAATGCCCACGTAAGGTGCAGGATTTTTGGTTTGATTGGTGGGATCAGCCCGGTTGATGCTGTCCAGCACAATGTTGGCGAAGGCACCTGCAGCTTTCTGGTAGTTGGCGTTTTTGTAGGTGCTGGCACGGGTTCCTGGAGGCACGGCAGCCCAGGTGCCTTTCTCTTTGGCGACCAGTGCAATGTAGTCCTTGCTGGTGGCCCAGGTGATGAATTTGAAAGCTTCGTTTTCGTGGGTGGTGGATTTGGGAACAGCCAGAGACCACGCCCACAACCAGTTGCTGCCTCTGGGGGTGCCAGGTCCGGTGGGGGCGTTGGCGAAGCCCACCGAGTTGACCACTTTGCTTTGTGCTGGGTCTGAGATGAAGCCTGCAGCGACGGTGGCATCGATCCACATTCCACATTTGCCCTGGGAGAACAGGGTGAGGTTTTCGGTGAAGCCGTTGGAGGTGACACCAGGAGGGCCGTACTTCTTGATCAGGCCCGTGTAGAAGGTCATGGCGCGTTTCCAGGCTGCGCTGTTGACGGTGGCATTCCAGTTCATGTCGAACCACTGGCCACCGAAGGTGTTGACCACCGTGCTGAAGACAGCCATGTTTTCACCCCAGCCGGGAAGGCCGCGCAGGCAGATGCCGTACTGGCCCTGGTTGGGTTTGTGCAGGGCTTTGGCAAAACGCTCGATCTGGGTCCAGGTGGGCTTCACGGGCATTTTCAGGCCGGCCTGGGCAAACAGGTCTTTGCGGTAAAAGGTCATGCTGCTTTCGGCGTAGAAGGGCAGGGCAAAGAGTTTCTTGTTGTATGACAGGCCTTTGCGGACAGGCTCCAGCACGTCGTTCAGGTCGTAGTCTTTGGCGATGTCAGCATTTTTGCTGA is part of the Deinococcus roseus genome and harbors:
- a CDS encoding ABC transporter substrate-binding protein, with the protein product MKKFFALSLLLGLGSSAFATTITIATVNNPDMVTMQKLTPEFEKAYPDIKVKWVVLPENELRQKITLDVASGAGTFDIATVGTYEVPIWAKNGWLEDLSAQFSKNADIAKDYDLNDVLEPVRKGLSYNKKLFALPFYAESSMTFYRKDLFAQAGLKMPVKPTWTQIERFAKALHKPNQGQYGICLRGLPGWGENMAVFSTVVNTFGGQWFDMNWNATVNSAAWKRAMTFYTGLIKKYGPPGVTSNGFTENLTLFSQGKCGMWIDATVAAGFISDPAQSKVVNSVGFANAPTGPGTPRGSNWLWAWSLAVPKSTTHENEAFKFITWATSKDYIALVAKEKGTWAAVPPGTRASTYKNANYQKAAGAFANIVLDSINRADPTNQTKNPAPYVGIQFVGIPEFQALGTQVGQYLAGVLSGQMTVDQALKQAQAAAEKVSKDGGYLK